CGCAATAgttgttgtaaaattgtcttgcgacaatttcgagaaacaaactcgtttttgttatttgggcaTTATTGGTGCTTAAGGCAGTGGAGTCGCATGCAAGTTGATACATTCTTACTATTTCCGCCCTTCTGTGTACCCCCCGTGTCTCTACTGCCCCccttcagaaaacaaacaaacaaactaacaaacaccgcatatttatgtaaattggtacgtttgtttacatcaaattcatcgtgtttcgccattttgttttgttgcataatgcccccctacatcaccgctgcttttatgtaaacttgtgagtttgtttttattagatccatcgtttttcgccattttgtttctgtaacatagtgtttttgatcaaactagttacttatttatgtaatgtttatgtatttaatattttggatgtattttttttaacgaaacaaataaattatctgccgatgtgattatttaatttttcaattatttttcctaGACAAATGCAGGCAATAGTCTCTTTTTGTaagttgtggctctgaaaagagccgtttggtttggttgattgtcccgggtgggaactgactacttctttggcttggtggtcttcttcggctttgctgctttggtggccttctttgcctttggctttggACTCTTTGCGGCTTTGCTGGGCTTGGCGACTTTCTTTGATGGCTTGGCTGCTGTTTTCTTGGCTGCAACTTTCTTGGTGGGTGTCTTCTTGACGATTTTCTTTGGAGTCTTCTTCTTGGTTATCTTGATTTTCTTGGCCTTCTCCTTCTTGGCTGCGGCTTTCTCTGCTTTCTTGGCTTTCATCTCTGCTTTCTTTGCTTGATCCTTCTCTTTCTTGGCCTTGGCTCGTTCTTTGACCTTCTCCGCCTGTTCCTTGGCCTTGTCCTTTGCTGGGTCCAATTTGAATGAACCGGAAGCTCCCTTGCCCTTGGTCTGGATAAGAACTCCCTTCTGCACACCGGTATTGAGGGCTTTTCGGATGAAAACGGCCTGCCTGTCCATGTCGACTTGGAATGTGTCCTTGATGTACTTTCTGATGGCTTGACTGGACGAACCGTTTTTCTCCTTCAGTGCCACGATAGCGGCAACCACCATCTTGATTGCTGGAGGGTGGGCCCGAACGGTTGCAGACTTTTTCACGGTAGCCATGATGATAGAGAGAGATGATGCGAGGGAATCGTTTCGTAAGAAGCTTTACAGCGAGCAATACTGATGAGACCCACCGGACCGTCAGCCTTTTTCAAGGGTCACGGGTGGCTCTGAGCAGCCCCTGGGTCCATTCACGCTGCTCAATCAACCGGCGAGACTCGGCGGTTCGCGTGGAGCTGGAATTTACTCCAATAttagtgtgtttcatttttcttctgatttgcaaaattcttgtttaaaatagcatcggacaatttccccataactgtagatgtgttggtcaagttctaacctttccatgcatacaattttctttacGAGGTCTCAATATCTAAGCCTGAAACGACCActatgaaatgacattgtttccgatagtgaaattttattcatttttttgtcgcatATAATGTTACATCGATTTATGTAACATAtgattattgcttcaaataatgatgatgatcttaGCAAGTCAATTAATCCAATCACGCAATAgttgttgtaaaattgtcttgcgacaatttcgagaaacaaactcgtttttgttatttgggcaTTATTGGTGCTTAAGGCAGTGGAGTCGCATGCAAGTTGATACATTCTTACTATTTCCGCCCTTCTGTGTACCCCCCCCGTGTCTCTACTGCCCCccttcagaaaacaaacaaacaaactaacaaacaccgcatagttatgtaaattggtacgtttgtttacatcaaattcatcgtgtttcgccattttgttttgttgcataatgcccccctacatcaccgctgcttttatgtaaacttgtgagtttgtttttattagatccatcgtttttcgccattttgtttctgttacatagtgtttttgatcaaactagttacttatttatgtaatgtttatgtatttaatattttggatgtattttttttatcgaaacaaataaattatctgccgatgtgattatttaatttttcaattatttttcctagacaaatgcaggtaatagtctctttttgtaagttgtggctctgaaaagagccgtttggtttggttgattgtcccgggtgggaactgactacttctttggcttggtggtcttcttcggctttgctgctttggtggccttctttgcctttggctttggACTCTTTGCGGCTTTGCTGGGCTTGGCGACTTTCTTTGATGGCTTGGCTGCTGTTTTCTTGGCTGCAACTTTCTTGGTGGGTGTCTTCTTGACGATTTTCTTTGGAGTCTTCTTCTTGGTTATCTTGGTTTTCTTGGCCTTCTCCTTCTTGGCTGCGGCTTTCTCTGCTTTCTTGGCTTTCATCTCTGCTTTCTTTGCTTGATCCTTCTCTTTCTTGGCCTTGGCTCGTTCTTTGACCTTCTCCGCCTGTTCCTTGGCCTTGTCCTTTGCTGGGTCCAATTTGAATGAACCGGAAGCTCCCTTGCCCTTGGTCTGGATAAGAACTCCCTTCTGCACACCGGTATTGAGGGCTTTTCGGATGAAAACGGCCTGCCTGTCCATGTCGACTTGGAATGTGTCCTTGATGTACTTTCTGATGGCTTGACTGGACGAACCGTTTTTCTCCTTCAGTGCCACGATAGCGGCAACCACCATCTTGATTGCTGGAGGGTGGGCCCGAACGGTTGCAGACTTTTTCACGGTAGCCATGATGATAGAGAGAGATGATGCGAGGGAATCGTTTCGTAAGAAGCTTTACAGCGAGCAACACTGATGAGACCCACCGGACCGTCAGCCTTTTTCAAGGGTCACGGGTGGCTCTGAGCAGCCCCTGGGTCCATTCACGCTGCTCAATCAACCGGCGAGGCTCGGCGGTTCGCGTGGAGCTGGAATTTACTCCAATAttagtgtgtttcatttttcttctgatttgcaaaattcttgtttaaaatagcatcggacaatttccccataactgtagatgtgttggtcaagttctaacctttccatgcatacaattttctttacGAGGTCTCAATATCTAAGCCTGAAACGACCActatgaaatgacattgtttccgatagtgaaattttattcatttttttgtcgcatATAATGTTACATCGATTTATGTAACATATGATTATTGCTttcaaataatgatgatgatcttaGCAAGTCAATTAATCCAATCACGCAATAgttgttgtaaaattgtcttgcgacaatttcgagaaacaaactcgtttttgttatttgggcaTTATTGGTGCTTAAGGCAGTGGAGTCGCATGCAAGTTGATACATTCTTACTATTTCCGCCCTTCTGTGTACCCCCCCCCGTGTCTCTACTGCCCCccttcagaaaacaaacaaacaaactaacaaacaccgcatagttatgtaaattggtacgtttgtttacatcaaattcatcgtgtttcgccattttgttttgttgcataatgcccccctacatcaccgctgcttttatgtaaacttgtgagtttgtttttattagatccatcgtttttcgccattttgtttctgttacatagtgtttttgatcaaactagttacttatttatgtaatgtttatgtatttaatattttggatgtattttttttatcgaaacaaataaattatctgccgatgtgattatttaatttttcaattatttttcctagacaaatgcaggtaatagtctctttttgtaagttgtggctctgaaaagagccgtttggtttggttgattgtcccgggtgggaactgactacttctttggcttggtggtcttcttcggctttgctgctttggtggccttctttgcctttggctttggACTCTTTGCGGCTTTGCTGGGCTTGGCGACTTTCTTTGATGGCTTGGCTGCTGTTTTCTTGGCTGCAACTTTCTTGGTGGGTGTCTTCTTGACGATTTTCTTTGGAGTCTTCTTCTTGGTTATCTTGGTTTTCTTGGCCTTCTCCTTCTTGGCTGCGGCTTTCTCTGCTTTCTTGGCTTTCATCTCTGCTTTCTTTGCTTGATCCTTCTCTTTCTTGGCCTTGGCTCGTTCTTTGACCTTCTCCGCCTGTTCCTTGGCCTTGTCCTTTGCTGGGTCCAATTTGAATGAACCGGAAGCTCCCTTGCCCTTGGTCTGGATAAGAACTCCCTTCTGCACACCGGTATTGAGGGCTTTTCGGATGAAAACGGCCTGCCTGTCCATGTCGACTTGGAATGTGTCCTTGATGTACTTTCTGATGGCTTGACTGGACGAACCGTTTTTCTCCTTCAGTGCCACGATAGCGGCAACCACCATCTTGATTGCTGGAGGGTGGGCCCGAACGGTTGCAGACTTTTTCACGGTAGCCATGATGATAGAGAGAGATGATGCGAGGGAATCGTTTCGTAAGAAGCTTTACAGCGAGCAATACTGATGAGACCCACCGGACCGTCAGCCTTTTTCAAGGGTCACGGGTGGCTCTGAGCAGCCCCTGGGTCCATTCACGCTGCTCAATCAACCGGCGAGACTCGGCGGTTCGCGTGGAGCTGGAATTTACTCCAATAttagtgtgtttcatttttcttctgatttgcaaaattcttgtttaaaatagcatcggacaatttccccataactgtagatgtgttggtcaagttctaacctttccatgcatacaattttcttttacgAGGTCTCAATATCTAAGCCTGAAACGACCActatgaaatgacattgtttccgatagtgaaattttattcatttttttgtcgcatATAATGTTACATCGATTTATGTAACATATGATTATTGTttcaaataatgatgatgatcttaGCAAGTCAATTAATCCAATCACGCAATAgttgttgtaaaattgtcttgcgacaatttcgagaaacaaactcgtttttgttatttgggcaTTATTGGTGCTTAAGGCAGTGGAGTCGCATGCAAGTTGATACATTCTTACTATTTCCGCCCTTCTGTGTACCCCCCCCGTGTCTCTACTGCCCCccttcagaaaacaaacaaacaaactaacaaacaccgcatagttatgtaaattggtacgtttgtttacatcaaattcatcgtgtttcgccattttgttttgttgcataatgcccccctacatcaccgctgcttttatgtaaacttgtgagtttgtttttattagatccatcgtttttcgccattttgtttctgtaacatagtgtttttgatcaaactagttacttatttatgtaatgtttatgtatttaatattttggatgtattttttttatcgaaacaaataaattatctgccgatgtgattatttaatttttcaattatttttcctagacaaatgcaggtaatagtctctttttgtaagttgtggctctgaaaagagccgtttggtttggttgattgtcccgggtgggaactgactacttctttggcttggtggtcttcttcggctttgctgctttggtggccttctttgcctttggctttggACTCTTTGCGGCTTTGCTGGGCTTGGCGACTTTCTTTGATGGCTTGGCTGCTGTTTTCTTGGCTGCAACTTTCTTGGTGGGTGTCTTCTTGACGATTTTCTTTGGAGTTTTCTTCTTGGTTATCTTGGTTCTCTTGGCCTTCTCCTTCTTGGCTGCGGCTTTCTCTGCTTTCTTGGCTTTCATCTCTGCTTTCTTTGCTTGATCCTTCTCTTTCTTGGCCTTGGCTCGTTCTTTGACCTTCTCCGCCTGTTCCTTGGCCTTGTCCTTTGCTGGGTCCAATTTGAATGAACCGGAAGCTCCCTTGCCCTTGGTCTGGATAAGAACTCCCTTCTGCACACCGGTATTGAGGGCTTTTCGGATGAAAACGGCCTGCCTGTCCATGTCGACTTGGAATGTGTCCTTGATGTACTTTCTGATGGCTTGACTGGACGAACCGTTTTTCTCCttgtttcgccattttgttttgttgcataatgcccccccccccctacatcaCCGCTGCTTTTATGTAACCTtgtgggtttgtttttattagatccatcgtttttcgccattttgtttctgttacatagtgtttttgatcaaactagttacttatttatgtaatgtttatgtatttaatattttggatgtattttttttatcgaaacaaataaattatctgccgatgtgattatttaatttttcaattatttttcctagacaaatgcaggtgatagtctctttttgtaagttgtggctctgaaaagagccgtttggtttggttgattgtcccgggtgggaactgactacttctttggcttggtggtcttcttcggctttgctgctttggtggccttctttgcctttggctttggACTCTTTGCGGCTTTGCTGGGCTTGGCGACTTTCTTTGATGGCTTGGCTGCTGTTTTCTTGGCTGCAACTTTCTTGGTGGGTGTCTTCTTGACGATTTTCTTTGGAGTCTTCTTCTTGGTTATCTTGGTTTTCTTGGCCTTCTCCTTCTTGGCTGCGGCTTTCTCTGCTTTCTTGGCTTTCATCTCTGCTTTCTTTGCTTGATCCTTCTCTTTCTTGGCCTTGGCTCGTTCTTTGACCTTCTCCGCCTGTTCCTTGGCCTTGTCCTTTGCTGGGTCCAATTTGAATGAACCGGAAGCTCCCTTGCCCTTGGTCTGGATAAGAACTCCCTTCTGCACACCGGTATTGAGGGCTTTTCGGATGAAAACGGCCTGCCTGTCCATGTCGACTTGGAATGTGTCCTTGATGTACTTTCTGATGGCTTGACTGGACGAACCGTTTTTCTCCTTCAGTGCCACGATAGCGGCAACCACCATCTTGATTGCTGGAGGGTGGGCCCGAACGGTTGCAGACTTTTTCACGGTAGCCATGATGATAGAGAGAGATGATGCAAGGGAATCGTTTCGTAAGAAGCTTTACAGCGAGCAATAC
Above is a genomic segment from Asterias rubens chromosome 10, eAstRub1.3, whole genome shotgun sequence containing:
- the LOC117295584 gene encoding histone H1.1, embryonic-like, producing the protein MATVKKSATVRAHPPAIKMVVAAIVALKEKNGSSSQAIRKYIKDTFQVDMDRQAVFIRKALNTGVQKGVLIQTKGKGASGSFKLDPAKDKAKEQAEKVKERAKAKKEKDQAKKAEMKAKKAEKAAAKKEKAKKIKITKKKTPKKIVKKTPTKKVAAKKTAAKPSKKVAKPSKAAKSPKPKGGSRDTGGTQKGGNSKNVSTCMRLHCLKHQ
- the LOC117295585 gene encoding histone H1-gamma, late-like, with the translated sequence MATVKKSATVRAHPPAIKMVVAAIVALKEKNGSSSQAIRKYIKDTFQVDMDRQAVFIRKALNTGVQKGVLIQTKGKGASGSFKLDPAKDKAKEQAEKVKERAKAKKEKDQAKKAEMKAKKAEKAAAKKEKAKKTKITKKKTPKKIVKKTPTKKVAAKKTAAKPSKKVAKPSKAAKSPKPKWSFQA
- the LOC117295588 gene encoding late histone H1-like, translating into MATVKKSATVRAHPPAIKMVVAAIVALKEKNGSSSQAIRKYIKDTFQVDMDRQAVFIRKALNTGVQKGVLIQTKGKGASGSFKLDPAKDKAKEQAEKVKERAKAKKEKDQAKKAEMKAKKAEKAAAKKEKAKKTKITKKKTPKKIVKKTPTKKVAAKKTAAKPSKKVAKPSKAAKSPKPKKGVLIQTKGKGASGSFKLDPAKDKAKEQAEKVKERAKAKKEKDQAKKAEMKAKKAEKAAAKKEKAKRTKITKKKTPKKIVKKTPTKKVAAKKTAAKPSKKVAKPSKAAKSPKPKWSFQA